A DNA window from Streptomyces parvus contains the following coding sequences:
- a CDS encoding non-ribosomal peptide synthetase, whose protein sequence is MNIAELLARYADEGVVLWAQDGQLRFRAPQGRLTDTHRAELRTHKAAVLRHLEAGEPTLRSDPDNRHEPFPLTDIQAAYLIGRTDAYAYGGIGCHAYVELRYPDLDVDRVTAAWSELVQRHDMLRAVVHRDGHQRVLPEVPALVVGTDDLTALPSDTAEAELERTRARLSTREAPTDRWPLFAVHVTRTAGQAVLHLSFDMLVVDHASLRILLAEFQRSYGGAALSDSPRITFRDYVLARRALADSDAHTRDRAYWTGRLDTLPPAPELPLAEHWEAGVGDHGGTGRTPTADGTVTFRRLETLLSAADRDRLTGRAARRGLTVSTALLTAYAETVGAWSRTSRFTLNVPTVDRPALHEDIDRLIGDFTSLELLAVDLDAPATFTDRTRAVGEQLLEDLAHASFTGSDVLAELSRRAGSPVLMPVVFTSALGTGATSEGVPPEVTYAVTRTPQVWLDCQVMQRGDALILSWDIREAALAQGVADAMFEAYSALVRSLSAEGEAGEAAWDAPARIPLPEAQAARRRAVNATEGPLPNALLHEPVIAQAQAAPDAIAVRTPDLALTYRQLVARASALAQALTDSGLRPGEPVAIWADKGWEQVVAVFGTLMAGGAYLPVDTAQPPARRDTIIADAGVRTVLTQSWLAEIDDLPESTTAVAVDLVVPESTPATPDVRGPRRDPDDLAYIIYTSGSTGTPKGVMISHRAALNTVEDINRRYAVTGSDRVLGIAGLGFDLSVYDLFGPLAVGATLVLPAADRRGDPSHWAELVRDHEVTVWNSVPGQLHMLCDWLRSEPPAGDASLRLALISGDWIPVSLPDQARELLPGLDVISLGGATEGSIWSIAHPIGEVDTARPSIPYGKPLTNQTFAVLDRHLRPRPEWVPGELYIGGAGVALGYFGDEERTAQRFLTDPATGGRLYRTGDLGRYLPDGTIEFLGREDAQIKIRGYRVELAEVEAAVQAHPAVAAGAVIVDDSAAGGRRLAAFVETARKDGDAGLPAAPSGDGYDPAAATRAQARTVAADAVRQASAAVDTARLTDFLSALDEVAVAEMTRVLAASGTFADGASRTADEVGTALRATPRHRHIVRRWLRALAVRDRLTHQSPDDTYTGLVPVSETEKERRWQRAAALEHEIGWSTELLTVMRTCAERLPELISGETAIQELLFPGAATEAADAAYRDNLAIRHLNRAVVAALREIAAGHTGEERMRVLEVGGGVGGTTGELVPVLAEYGVDYLFTDASAFFLNEARERFADHAWVRYQRFDVDEAPRAQHLLPNTFDVVICANTLHATADADAAVGRLRELLVPGGQLVFVENTRDENLPLLVSMEFLEVAGRTWTDVREHTGQSFLTHAQWRELLDAQGASEVTSLPDARDPLALTGQEVFFATLKDDRCHVPAGELARTAATRLPEYMLPSVWQVVDALPRTANGKTDRARLRSWLPRESAPVVVDEQPKDELENSLADLWAELLAVERVTRNDDFFDLGGDSLLVARMVGRLRERVPQAADLEWEVVLRHMLRRPTVAGLAGFLRGLAGSEDSPSADAVRADPVIRLHGARSEDEPTTVLVHAGTATIMPYRALVTEIRRRSPGLAEVVGVEVPDLNGFLAAPPEGLIEQMAADYARALTADGRSRFHVVGYCLGGLIATEVARNLAESGAEVESLTVISSHSPRFRLDDELLAEYSFAVMMGIDPAELGFPDDQYRVAAAADAVLAASPGVLPDGGLAGLPEEFADVAARFRELAEVPRAIRIERMCAAVPASAGTYEPDHMTRLFLAFRQSVFAITRYDAEPYAGDITFLRHDGAYPFPGSKDAVTTYWEELTLGDLEIVDIGGDHYSCLSVEHAPGILKTLDELTQGAITR, encoded by the coding sequence GTGAACATCGCTGAACTGCTGGCCCGATACGCCGACGAGGGCGTGGTGCTCTGGGCCCAGGACGGACAACTGCGGTTCCGGGCCCCCCAGGGCCGGCTCACCGACACGCACCGCGCCGAACTGCGCACGCACAAGGCCGCCGTCCTGCGCCACCTGGAGGCAGGGGAGCCCACGCTGCGGAGCGACCCCGACAACCGCCACGAACCGTTCCCGCTGACGGACATCCAGGCCGCCTACCTCATCGGCCGCACCGACGCCTACGCCTACGGCGGCATCGGCTGCCACGCCTACGTCGAGCTGCGCTACCCCGACCTCGACGTGGACCGAGTGACCGCCGCGTGGAGCGAGTTGGTCCAGCGCCACGACATGCTCCGTGCCGTGGTCCATCGCGACGGCCACCAGCGGGTCCTGCCCGAAGTGCCCGCCCTCGTGGTCGGGACCGACGACCTGACCGCGCTCCCGTCCGACACCGCCGAGGCAGAGCTGGAACGCACGCGAGCACGCCTGTCCACCCGCGAGGCCCCCACCGACCGGTGGCCGCTCTTCGCCGTGCACGTCACCCGGACCGCCGGCCAGGCTGTGCTCCACCTCTCCTTCGACATGCTCGTCGTCGACCACGCCAGTCTGCGCATCCTGCTCGCCGAGTTCCAGCGGAGCTACGGCGGTGCCGCCCTCTCCGACTCACCGCGGATCACCTTCCGCGACTACGTCCTGGCCCGCCGCGCCCTCGCCGACAGCGACGCACACACCCGCGACCGCGCCTACTGGACCGGACGCCTCGACACCCTGCCGCCCGCCCCTGAACTCCCCCTTGCCGAACACTGGGAAGCTGGTGTGGGCGATCACGGGGGGACAGGACGTACGCCGACTGCCGACGGCACGGTGACGTTCCGCCGGCTGGAGACCCTGCTGTCCGCGGCCGACCGGGACCGCCTCACCGGGCGGGCCGCGCGGCGAGGACTGACCGTGTCGACCGCCCTGCTCACCGCATACGCCGAGACGGTCGGGGCCTGGTCCCGCACCAGCCGTTTCACGCTCAACGTGCCCACCGTCGACCGACCCGCTCTCCACGAGGACATCGACCGCCTCATCGGCGACTTCACCTCGCTCGAACTCCTCGCCGTCGACCTCGACGCCCCGGCCACCTTCACCGACCGGACCAGGGCGGTGGGGGAGCAGCTCCTCGAAGACCTGGCACACGCGTCGTTCACCGGCTCGGACGTGCTGGCCGAACTCTCCCGCCGCGCCGGCTCCCCGGTGCTGATGCCGGTCGTCTTCACCAGCGCCCTGGGCACCGGGGCCACCTCCGAGGGAGTACCTCCCGAGGTGACGTACGCCGTGACCCGGACGCCGCAGGTGTGGCTCGACTGCCAGGTCATGCAGCGCGGTGACGCGCTGATCCTGTCCTGGGACATCCGGGAGGCCGCACTCGCCCAGGGGGTGGCCGACGCCATGTTCGAGGCGTACTCGGCACTCGTACGGTCGCTGTCGGCCGAGGGCGAAGCCGGAGAGGCCGCCTGGGACGCCCCGGCCCGCATCCCTCTGCCCGAGGCCCAGGCGGCACGCCGACGCGCGGTCAACGCGACCGAGGGGCCCCTGCCCAACGCCCTGCTCCACGAACCCGTAATCGCCCAGGCGCAGGCCGCACCGGACGCGATCGCCGTCCGGACCCCCGACCTCGCCCTCACCTACCGACAGCTCGTGGCCCGCGCGAGCGCTCTGGCCCAGGCGCTGACGGACTCCGGGCTTCGCCCGGGGGAACCCGTGGCCATCTGGGCCGACAAGGGCTGGGAGCAGGTCGTCGCGGTCTTCGGCACTCTCATGGCGGGCGGTGCCTATCTGCCCGTCGACACCGCTCAGCCACCGGCCCGCCGGGACACGATCATCGCGGACGCGGGCGTTCGCACGGTCCTCACCCAATCCTGGCTCGCCGAGATCGACGACCTGCCGGAAAGCACCACGGCCGTCGCCGTCGACCTCGTCGTACCCGAGTCCACCCCTGCCACGCCGGACGTGCGAGGACCCCGACGCGACCCGGACGACCTCGCCTACATCATCTACACCTCGGGCTCCACCGGCACGCCCAAGGGCGTGATGATCAGTCACCGAGCCGCTCTCAACACCGTCGAGGACATCAACCGGCGGTACGCCGTCACCGGAAGCGACCGCGTCCTCGGCATCGCGGGGCTGGGCTTCGACCTGTCCGTCTACGACCTGTTCGGGCCGCTCGCGGTGGGCGCCACCCTCGTCCTGCCCGCGGCCGACCGGCGAGGGGACCCCTCCCACTGGGCCGAACTCGTCCGCGATCACGAAGTGACCGTGTGGAACTCGGTCCCCGGTCAGCTCCACATGCTGTGCGACTGGCTCCGCTCCGAGCCCCCCGCCGGCGACGCCTCGCTGCGGCTCGCGCTGATATCCGGCGACTGGATACCCGTCTCGCTGCCCGACCAGGCCCGTGAACTCCTCCCGGGGCTGGACGTCATCTCGCTCGGCGGAGCCACCGAGGGCTCCATCTGGTCCATCGCCCACCCGATCGGCGAGGTGGACACCGCCCGCCCGAGCATCCCGTACGGCAAGCCCCTGACCAACCAGACCTTCGCCGTACTCGACCGGCACCTGCGGCCCCGCCCCGAATGGGTGCCGGGCGAGCTGTACATCGGCGGCGCCGGCGTCGCCCTGGGCTACTTCGGCGACGAGGAGCGCACGGCACAGCGGTTCCTCACCGATCCCGCCACTGGAGGGCGCTTGTACCGCACGGGCGACCTCGGGCGGTACCTCCCCGACGGAACCATCGAGTTCCTGGGCCGCGAGGACGCCCAGATCAAGATCCGCGGATACCGCGTCGAACTGGCCGAGGTGGAGGCCGCCGTACAGGCCCACCCGGCGGTCGCGGCGGGCGCCGTGATCGTCGACGACTCCGCGGCGGGCGGACGGCGCCTCGCCGCGTTCGTGGAGACGGCCCGCAAGGACGGGGATGCCGGCCTTCCCGCAGCACCCTCCGGGGACGGCTACGATCCCGCCGCGGCGACCAGAGCACAGGCGCGTACGGTGGCCGCCGACGCCGTACGCCAAGCCTCGGCCGCCGTCGACACCGCGCGGCTCACAGACTTCCTCAGCGCCCTCGACGAGGTGGCCGTCGCCGAGATGACCCGCGTCCTCGCCGCCTCCGGAACATTCGCCGACGGTGCGTCGCGCACCGCGGACGAAGTGGGTACGGCCCTGCGCGCCACGCCCCGTCACCGGCACATCGTGCGCCGCTGGCTGCGCGCCCTGGCCGTACGCGACCGGCTCACCCACCAGAGCCCGGACGACACCTACACCGGCCTGGTGCCCGTGTCCGAGACCGAGAAGGAGCGCCGTTGGCAGCGGGCCGCGGCACTGGAGCACGAGATCGGCTGGAGCACGGAGCTGCTCACCGTCATGCGTACGTGTGCCGAGCGACTGCCCGAGCTGATCTCCGGCGAGACGGCCATCCAGGAACTGCTCTTCCCCGGAGCGGCCACCGAGGCCGCGGATGCCGCCTACCGTGACAACCTCGCCATCCGGCACCTCAACCGCGCGGTGGTCGCCGCACTGCGCGAGATCGCCGCCGGCCACACCGGCGAGGAGCGGATGCGCGTCCTCGAAGTGGGCGGCGGCGTGGGCGGCACCACCGGCGAACTCGTGCCCGTCCTCGCCGAGTACGGCGTGGACTACCTGTTCACCGATGCCTCCGCCTTCTTCCTGAACGAAGCCCGCGAGCGTTTCGCCGACCATGCCTGGGTCCGCTACCAGCGCTTCGACGTCGACGAGGCCCCCCGCGCCCAGCACCTGCTGCCCAACACCTTCGACGTCGTGATCTGCGCCAACACGCTCCACGCCACCGCCGACGCGGACGCCGCCGTGGGCCGCCTGCGGGAACTGCTCGTGCCGGGCGGCCAGCTGGTGTTCGTGGAGAACACCCGCGACGAGAACCTCCCCCTGCTGGTCTCCATGGAGTTCCTGGAGGTCGCCGGCCGGACCTGGACCGATGTGCGCGAGCACACCGGGCAGTCCTTCCTCACCCACGCGCAGTGGCGCGAACTCCTGGACGCACAGGGGGCGTCGGAGGTCACCTCACTGCCCGACGCCCGGGACCCCCTGGCCCTCACCGGGCAGGAGGTCTTCTTCGCCACACTGAAGGACGACCGCTGTCACGTTCCCGCGGGTGAGCTTGCCCGCACGGCGGCCACCCGGCTCCCTGAGTACATGCTTCCGTCGGTGTGGCAGGTCGTCGACGCCCTGCCCCGTACGGCCAACGGCAAGACCGACCGTGCTCGCCTGCGGAGCTGGCTGCCCCGCGAAAGCGCACCGGTCGTCGTGGACGAGCAGCCGAAGGACGAGCTGGAGAACAGCCTCGCCGACCTATGGGCGGAGCTCCTCGCTGTCGAACGCGTCACCCGCAACGACGACTTCTTCGACCTCGGCGGCGACTCCCTCCTGGTCGCACGCATGGTGGGCCGCTTGCGCGAACGCGTACCGCAGGCGGCTGACCTGGAATGGGAGGTCGTCCTGCGCCACATGCTGCGCCGCCCCACGGTCGCAGGTCTCGCCGGGTTCCTGCGCGGTCTGGCCGGTTCCGAGGACTCGCCCTCGGCGGACGCCGTGCGCGCCGACCCGGTGATCCGCCTGCACGGCGCCCGCTCCGAGGACGAGCCGACGACCGTCCTGGTGCATGCGGGAACCGCGACGATCATGCCGTACCGGGCGCTGGTCACCGAGATCAGACGCCGCTCACCAGGTCTCGCCGAGGTCGTCGGCGTCGAGGTCCCGGACCTGAACGGATTCCTCGCCGCGCCCCCTGAGGGACTCATCGAGCAGATGGCGGCCGACTACGCCCGCGCCCTGACGGCGGACGGCCGCAGCCGCTTCCACGTCGTCGGCTACTGCCTGGGCGGTCTGATCGCGACCGAGGTGGCCCGCAACCTGGCCGAGTCCGGGGCCGAGGTGGAGAGCCTCACCGTCATCAGCAGCCACAGCCCCCGCTTCCGGCTCGACGACGAACTCCTCGCCGAGTACTCCTTCGCCGTCATGATGGGCATCGACCCGGCCGAACTCGGCTTCCCCGACGACCAGTACCGGGTCGCAGCGGCCGCCGACGCCGTCCTCGCCGCCAGTCCCGGTGTGCTGCCGGACGGCGGACTGGCCGGACTGCCCGAGGAGTTCGCCGACGTCGCGGCGCGTTTCCGGGAACTCGCGGAGGTTCCCCGCGCGATCCGCATCGAGCGGATGTGCGCGGCGGTCCCCGCCTCGGCGGGTACCTACGAACCCGACCACATGACGCGGCTCTTCCTCGCGTTCCGGCAGAGCGTCTTCGCCATCACCCGCTACGACGCCGAGCCCTACGCGGGCGACATCACCTTCCTGCGCCACGACGGCGCCTACCCCTTCCCCGGCAGCAAGGACGCCGTCACCACCTACTGGGAGGAACTGACGCTGGGAGACCTGGAGATCGTCGACATCGGCGGCGACCACTACAGCTGCCTGTCCGTCGAGCACGCGCCCGGCATCCTCAAGACCCTCGACGAACTTACCCAGGGGGCGATCACCCGATGA
- a CDS encoding saccharopine dehydrogenase NADP-binding domain-containing protein — MNKPVIGVLGASGAVGRAAVRELRTLGHTGLRLGGRTVSALSAVAEEHPTGHDETVRADAAAEDGLRAFAEGCDIVLNCVGPTYRLRATVASAALAAGAHCVDVAGDDPAAEDLLEAGDPTLDGRTVVLSAGALPGLSSLLPRWLAAQGPGGAAALTAYCGGLETCSPTVAHDLMLSLTSGGADGAAYGEALAAVRGGRRVSRVLRAAEDTEHEAFPGRVAVQPYLSGESERLATVLGLDRLDWYNVHPGPAVRALLNVLPGRLAAGEDPDRLAERLILAADLDLAGRKPYYVMDFALSGTASARPATAGLTLRAASSYRLTAAVGALAVEAVLRGEVPAGVHFACDVLDPDTVITHLRSRGAADLRLTGSAAEAEQVEEGVL, encoded by the coding sequence ATGAACAAGCCAGTGATCGGGGTCCTCGGGGCATCCGGTGCGGTCGGCCGGGCCGCCGTACGGGAGCTGCGCACGCTCGGCCACACCGGGCTCCGCCTGGGAGGACGGACCGTGTCCGCCCTGAGCGCCGTCGCCGAGGAGCACCCCACCGGCCACGACGAGACGGTCCGGGCCGACGCCGCCGCTGAAGACGGCCTGCGCGCCTTCGCCGAGGGCTGCGACATCGTCCTCAACTGCGTCGGCCCCACCTACCGGCTCCGGGCCACAGTGGCCTCCGCGGCACTCGCCGCCGGTGCGCACTGCGTCGACGTGGCCGGGGACGACCCAGCCGCCGAAGACCTCCTGGAGGCCGGTGATCCAACCCTCGACGGCCGCACCGTCGTGCTTTCCGCGGGAGCCCTGCCCGGCTTGTCGAGCCTCCTGCCGCGCTGGCTGGCGGCGCAGGGACCGGGCGGGGCCGCGGCGCTGACCGCGTACTGCGGTGGTCTGGAGACCTGTTCGCCGACCGTGGCGCACGATCTCATGCTCTCCCTGACCTCCGGTGGCGCGGACGGTGCGGCATACGGCGAGGCGCTGGCGGCCGTCCGCGGCGGGAGGCGCGTGTCACGTGTCCTGCGCGCGGCAGAGGACACCGAGCACGAGGCGTTCCCCGGCCGGGTCGCCGTGCAGCCCTACCTCAGCGGCGAGAGCGAACGCCTCGCCACCGTCCTGGGCCTGGACCGGCTCGACTGGTACAACGTCCACCCCGGCCCGGCCGTACGCGCGCTGCTCAACGTCCTGCCGGGACGTCTCGCCGCCGGAGAAGACCCCGACCGGCTCGCGGAGCGGCTGATCCTGGCCGCCGACCTCGACCTGGCCGGACGCAAGCCCTACTACGTCATGGACTTCGCGCTGTCGGGAACGGCGTCCGCACGTCCGGCCACCGCGGGGCTGACCCTGCGCGCCGCCAGTAGCTACCGCCTGACCGCGGCCGTCGGCGCCCTCGCGGTGGAAGCGGTACTGCGGGGCGAGGTTCCGGCGGGCGTCCACTTCGCCTGCGACGTCCTGGACCCGGACACCGTGATCACGCACCTGCGATCCCGCGGGGCCGCCGACCTCCGGCTCACCGGCTCGGCGGCCGAAGCCGAACAAGTGGAAGAAGGCGTGCTGTGA
- a CDS encoding Gfo/Idh/MocA family oxidoreductase translates to MSEAPPLRVLVCGTNFGRFYAEAVGRRPGYLLAGVLSRGSAASRAYAQSLGVPFYTDVDDLPEDIDAACVAVSSSISGGPGTELARALMDRGVHVLQEHPVHLTELTDNLKHARRRGVQYRLNTHYPHVAPVRAFIEAARRLVQRQRPLFVDAATPVHLMHPLVDILGQAMGTLRPWRFADPAPLPTGLGPQPFRSLHGVFAGVPLTLRVHHQLDPSDRDNHALHWHRISVGTEGGVLTLADTHGPVLWSPRLHIGRDTDRRFVLDGPGTGRLGLGTTAVVGATGSFRMVFSDLWPEAIGTALDGLREAVAQGGDALRAGQYDLAVCRIWTDLATRLGPPEIVRPAAPRPLAVSDVFPVPEGFAGDTTSRPEPPSHIARPAPAGEPTGFSPETVPVRPADSVPYSPSAEFFDLFAAEHTATSSVPAVAALLAEADLSAGPVVDIGAGTGLVTEAVARARTDAQIIACEPSVGMRAVLTSRVFSDEDLRTRVTVTADSAPDLELPDRISAVLLCGVLGHLDAEERARLWRRLDRRLAPGGLVIVELMQFERPLSLPETRLATARAGRHRYEWSFAGAPDEAEDGAMRLHSTWRVYRDGAAHAEREVRDSYRWAPFGLQDVAAESGMTARALPTRPGAPPLAVLTRTPGGSDTTPRLPHARTPSDGPDAPRTAIPLVSSPTDG, encoded by the coding sequence GTGAGCGAAGCGCCGCCCCTGCGTGTACTGGTCTGCGGTACCAACTTCGGGCGCTTCTACGCCGAGGCGGTTGGCCGGCGCCCCGGCTACCTCCTGGCCGGTGTCCTGAGCCGGGGGTCAGCAGCGTCCCGGGCGTACGCCCAGAGCCTGGGCGTCCCGTTCTACACGGACGTGGACGACCTTCCGGAGGACATCGACGCGGCCTGCGTCGCGGTGAGTTCCTCCATATCGGGTGGCCCGGGCACCGAGCTGGCCAGAGCGCTCATGGACCGGGGCGTCCACGTCCTCCAGGAACACCCCGTCCACCTCACCGAGCTGACGGACAACCTCAAACACGCCCGCAGGCGCGGGGTGCAGTACCGCCTCAACACCCACTACCCGCATGTGGCTCCCGTCCGCGCCTTCATCGAGGCAGCCCGCCGGCTCGTCCAACGGCAGCGACCACTCTTCGTGGACGCCGCCACCCCGGTCCACCTGATGCATCCCCTGGTGGACATCCTCGGTCAGGCGATGGGCACGCTCCGGCCCTGGCGGTTCGCGGACCCGGCGCCACTGCCGACCGGGCTCGGACCGCAGCCGTTCCGTTCCCTGCACGGCGTGTTCGCCGGTGTACCCCTCACCCTGCGGGTGCACCACCAGCTCGACCCGTCCGACCGGGACAACCACGCCCTGCACTGGCACCGGATCTCCGTCGGAACCGAAGGCGGAGTGCTCACCCTGGCCGACACCCACGGCCCGGTGCTGTGGAGCCCCCGGCTGCACATCGGCCGGGACACGGACCGGCGGTTCGTCCTGGACGGTCCGGGAACCGGGCGACTGGGGCTCGGCACCACGGCCGTGGTCGGCGCCACGGGAAGCTTCCGCATGGTCTTCTCCGACCTGTGGCCCGAAGCGATCGGCACGGCTCTCGACGGTCTCCGCGAGGCTGTCGCCCAGGGTGGGGACGCATTGCGCGCCGGCCAGTACGACCTGGCGGTGTGCCGCATCTGGACCGACCTCGCGACACGGCTGGGTCCACCCGAGATCGTCCGGCCGGCCGCGCCCCGGCCCCTGGCGGTCAGCGACGTCTTCCCGGTGCCGGAGGGCTTCGCAGGCGACACCACGTCCCGCCCGGAACCGCCCTCGCACATCGCCCGTCCGGCCCCCGCCGGGGAGCCGACCGGCTTCTCGCCCGAGACGGTGCCGGTCCGTCCCGCGGACTCCGTGCCGTACTCCCCGTCCGCCGAGTTCTTCGACCTCTTCGCCGCCGAGCACACCGCGACCTCCAGCGTCCCTGCGGTCGCCGCCCTCCTCGCCGAAGCGGATCTGAGCGCGGGGCCGGTCGTCGACATCGGTGCGGGCACCGGTCTGGTGACCGAGGCCGTCGCCCGGGCCCGGACGGACGCGCAGATCATCGCCTGTGAACCGTCGGTCGGCATGCGGGCCGTGCTCACCAGCCGTGTCTTCAGTGACGAAGACCTGCGCACCCGGGTGACCGTCACCGCGGACTCCGCTCCCGACCTGGAGCTTCCCGACCGGATCAGCGCCGTCCTGCTGTGCGGAGTTCTCGGCCACCTCGACGCCGAAGAGCGGGCCAGGCTGTGGCGGAGGCTGGACCGACGGCTGGCCCCCGGCGGGCTCGTCATCGTCGAACTCATGCAGTTCGAACGTCCCTTGTCCCTGCCCGAGACCCGGCTCGCCACCGCCAGAGCCGGACGCCACCGCTATGAGTGGTCGTTCGCCGGGGCACCGGATGAGGCCGAGGACGGAGCGATGCGTCTGCACTCCACCTGGCGGGTCTACCGGGACGGCGCCGCCCACGCGGAACGCGAAGTGCGCGACTCCTACCGCTGGGCGCCCTTCGGACTGCAGGACGTGGCGGCCGAGTCCGGCATGACGGCACGCGCCCTGCCCACCCGCCCCGGAGCACCCCCACTGGCCGTACTCACCCGGACGCCCGGCGGCTCCGACACAACCCCCCGGCTGCCGCACGCGCGGACCCCGTCCGACGGCCCGGACGCCCCGCGCACCGCCATTCCGCTCGTCTCCTCTCCCACCGACGGCTAG
- a CDS encoding cytochrome P450: protein MSTPETSTASHASDPLRTDTVAYTMAPPRDFPIQRGCPFAAPAEYDALRADEPVARVTLPTKKEAWVVTRYDDVRELLSDPRVSADISRPGFPALGEGEQEAGARFRPFIRTDAPEHTKYRRMLLPVFTVRRVRVMRPAVQARVDEILDGMLAAGGPVDFVSVYANAVSTSVICELLGIPRENLEFFRDVTRISGSRNSTAEQVAEALGGLFGLLAELIAQRREEPRDDLISKLVTDHLADGHVTMDQLLSTLGITINAGRETTTSMIALSTLLLLDRPELKEELRRDPSLMPAAVDELLRVLSVADSIPLRVAAEDIDLSGRTIPADDGVIALLAGANHDPEQFDEPERVDFHRTDNHHVAFGYGVHQCVGQHLARLEMEVALETLIRRVPTLRLAGDRDDIAVKHDSATFGLEELRVTW from the coding sequence ATGAGCACCCCCGAGACCTCGACGGCGTCTCACGCCTCCGACCCGCTCCGCACGGACACCGTTGCGTACACCATGGCCCCACCCCGGGACTTCCCCATCCAGCGCGGCTGCCCCTTCGCCGCGCCCGCGGAGTACGACGCGCTGCGGGCCGACGAACCGGTCGCCCGCGTCACCCTGCCGACCAAGAAGGAAGCTTGGGTCGTCACCCGCTACGACGACGTCCGCGAACTTCTCTCCGACCCCCGTGTCAGCGCCGACATCAGCCGCCCGGGCTTCCCGGCCCTCGGCGAGGGCGAACAGGAGGCCGGGGCACGGTTCCGTCCCTTCATCCGCACCGACGCCCCCGAGCACACCAAGTACCGGCGCATGCTCCTGCCGGTGTTCACGGTGCGCCGGGTCCGGGTGATGCGCCCCGCCGTACAGGCACGGGTGGACGAGATCCTGGACGGCATGCTCGCCGCAGGCGGCCCCGTGGACTTCGTCTCCGTGTACGCCAACGCCGTCTCCACCTCGGTGATCTGCGAACTCCTCGGCATCCCGCGCGAGAACCTGGAGTTCTTCCGGGACGTCACCCGGATCTCCGGCTCCCGCAACAGCACCGCCGAACAGGTCGCCGAAGCCCTCGGTGGCCTCTTCGGCCTGCTCGCCGAACTCATCGCCCAACGGCGGGAAGAACCCCGGGACGACCTGATCTCCAAGCTCGTCACCGACCATCTCGCCGACGGCCACGTGACCATGGACCAGCTGCTGTCCACCCTCGGCATCACCATCAACGCCGGCCGTGAGACCACCACGAGCATGATCGCCCTGAGCACTCTGCTCCTCCTGGACCGGCCGGAGCTGAAGGAGGAACTGCGCCGCGACCCCTCCCTCATGCCCGCCGCCGTCGACGAACTCCTGCGCGTCCTGTCCGTCGCCGACTCCATCCCCCTGCGCGTGGCCGCCGAGGACATCGACCTCTCCGGCCGGACGATCCCCGCCGACGACGGCGTCATCGCCCTCCTCGCCGGGGCCAACCACGATCCCGAGCAGTTCGACGAGCCGGAGCGGGTCGACTTCCACCGCACCGACAACCACCACGTCGCGTTCGGCTACGGCGTCCACCAGTGCGTCGGACAGCACCTGGCCCGGCTGGAAATGGAGGTCGCCCTGGAGACACTCATCCGCCGGGTCCCCACCCTCCGCCTCGCCGGTGACCGGGACGACATCGCCGTCAAGCACGACTCGGCCACCTTCGGCCTCGAAGAACTGAGGGTGACCTGGTGA
- a CDS encoding thioesterase II family protein, whose protein sequence is MTASSSPNVSFQQPAQHFPRPSGRAVRADSPWIRRLSGGPAPRFTLVCLPHAGGSAGFYRPWAPLMPPEVELLAIQYPGREDRFEDPGAADMGELVSAVADALEPLLDRPYALFGHSMGSAVAWELAHELTGSRNLAPHRLFASGRAAPNTAVTGQLHRQNDDTLSAELARLGGTSREVLDDPGLRSLILTAVRHDYRIIETYRPAERPPLACPLHVLTGSKDPELGEERSRDGAGGWADLTTARTEVRVFPGNHFYLTPRRREVVATVLRRLDPSLTIGGAHTWPSTP, encoded by the coding sequence GTGACCGCGTCCTCCTCGCCGAACGTGTCGTTCCAGCAACCCGCCCAGCACTTCCCCCGGCCCTCCGGACGCGCCGTCCGAGCGGACAGCCCCTGGATCAGGCGGTTGAGCGGCGGGCCTGCTCCCCGCTTCACGCTCGTATGCCTGCCGCACGCGGGCGGAAGCGCGGGCTTCTACCGGCCCTGGGCGCCACTGATGCCCCCCGAGGTCGAACTCCTCGCCATCCAGTACCCCGGCCGCGAGGACCGTTTCGAGGATCCAGGGGCGGCCGACATGGGGGAGCTGGTCAGCGCGGTGGCCGACGCCCTCGAACCTCTGCTCGACCGGCCGTACGCCCTCTTCGGACACAGCATGGGCTCCGCCGTGGCCTGGGAGCTTGCCCACGAGCTCACCGGCAGCCGAAACCTCGCCCCGCACCGGCTGTTCGCGTCGGGCCGGGCGGCTCCCAACACCGCCGTGACCGGGCAGCTGCACCGCCAGAACGACGACACCCTGAGCGCCGAACTGGCACGCCTCGGCGGAACCAGCCGAGAGGTCCTCGACGACCCCGGGCTGCGGTCCCTGATCCTGACGGCCGTACGCCACGACTACCGGATCATCGAGACGTACCGGCCGGCGGAGCGGCCGCCCCTGGCCTGCCCCCTGCACGTCCTGACCGGTAGCAAGGACCCCGAACTCGGGGAGGAACGCAGCCGCGACGGGGCAGGTGGCTGGGCGGACCTCACCACCGCCCGCACCGAAGTCCGCGTCTTCCCCGGCAACCACTTCTACCTCACCCCCCGACGCCGCGAGGTCGTCGCCACCGTGCTGCGCCGACTGGACCCCTCGCTGACCATCGGCGGCGCACACACCTGGCCGAGCACCCCGTGA